The following are encoded in a window of Flavobacterium psychrotrophum genomic DNA:
- a CDS encoding 1-acyl-sn-glycerol-3-phosphate acyltransferase, with amino-acid sequence MPKFDHIRPFYDSEVNEALRSVIHHPMMKALMSFTFPDVEENIWKEQLLRTHSKRDFQANFIYNAVQMVLKKSSEGLTTSGFEKLDQHTSYLYISNHRDIILDTSLLNVSLLEHGLVMTASAIGDNLVQKSFLQALSKLNRNFLVQRNLSPRELLQSSKLMSEYIYHLIRRENRSVWIAQREGRTKDGNDATQQGVIKMLAMANEGQPLTEFFRKVKIVPVSISYEYDPTDALKMPRLLAEANDEVYVKEKNEDFTTLLSGIMGQKKRIHLHIGDVIDSELDAIATQGDSPNKQIQSIAQVIDEAIIKGYKLWPTNYIAYDLMNGTTQFADKYTEKEKQVFERRFEMRIDIENKILREGFLAQYANPVVNKLKYQNA; translated from the coding sequence ATGCCCAAATTTGATCATATCAGGCCTTTTTATGACAGCGAAGTAAATGAGGCCCTACGTAGTGTAATACACCACCCTATGATGAAGGCGCTCATGAGTTTTACATTTCCCGATGTTGAAGAAAACATATGGAAAGAACAGCTTTTAAGGACGCACTCTAAACGCGATTTCCAGGCCAATTTTATTTATAATGCCGTGCAGATGGTTTTGAAAAAAAGCTCTGAAGGGTTAACAACTTCGGGCTTCGAAAAACTGGACCAGCATACATCTTATTTATATATTTCAAACCACAGGGATATCATCCTTGACACATCATTGCTTAACGTTTCGCTTTTAGAACATGGGCTTGTAATGACGGCCAGCGCCATAGGCGATAACCTGGTTCAAAAGTCATTTCTGCAGGCGCTGTCTAAACTAAACCGCAATTTCCTGGTACAGCGCAACCTTTCTCCGCGAGAATTGCTGCAAAGCAGTAAGCTGATGAGCGAGTACATTTACCATCTTATACGCCGCGAAAACCGCAGTGTATGGATAGCCCAGCGCGAAGGCCGTACTAAAGATGGTAATGATGCCACACAACAGGGCGTGATTAAAATGCTAGCCATGGCTAATGAAGGGCAACCGCTTACTGAGTTTTTCCGTAAGGTAAAAATCGTACCGGTTTCTATTTCTTATGAATATGATCCTACCGATGCCCTTAAGATGCCAAGGCTGCTGGCCGAAGCTAATGATGAGGTATATGTAAAAGAAAAGAACGAAGATTTTACTACACTGCTTAGTGGTATTATGGGCCAGAAAAAGCGCATACATCTACATATAGGCGATGTTATAGACAGCGAACTTGATGCTATTGCAACACAGGGAGATAGCCCTAATAAGCAAATACAGTCGATTGCACAGGTTATTGATGAAGCTATTATTAAAGGTTATAAATTATGGCCTACAAATTACATAGCGTATGACCTTATGAACGGCACCACGCAGTTTGCAGATAAATATACTGAAAAAGAAAAGCAGGTTTTTGAACGGAGGTTTGAAATGCGTATTGATATTGAAAATAAAATATTGCGCGAAGGCTTCCTGGCACAATATGCAAACCCGGTAGTTAATAAATTAAAATACCAGAATGCCTAA
- a CDS encoding asparaginase: MPKPRILLLYTGGTIGMVKNFETGALRVFNFKKLLQRIPELRQLDCDIDTLSFESPIDSSDMEPTKWVKMAGIIQDNYNDFDGFVILHGSDTMSYSASALSFMLQGLTKPVVFTGSQLPIGDLRTDAKENLITAIQIASLNEGGQPVIKEVCLYFEYKLYRGNRTTKISAEHFNAFTSPNYNALAESGVHLRVNNEQLLQPTGVDFSVTTAFNSNVVIVKMFPGITAAVLSAITAIEGLKGIVLETYGSGNAPTEDWFIGILQKAIEKGIHIVNVTQCSGGRVNMGQYETSTLLKEIGVISGADITTEAAITKMMYLLGQEMLPERFKPLFETSLCGELTQ; the protein is encoded by the coding sequence ATGCCTAAGCCAAGGATACTATTGTTGTATACCGGTGGCACTATAGGCATGGTGAAAAATTTTGAAACCGGCGCGCTCAGGGTTTTCAACTTTAAAAAGCTGTTGCAGCGCATACCCGAATTGCGCCAGCTGGACTGCGATATAGATACCCTATCTTTTGAAAGCCCGATAGATTCCAGCGATATGGAGCCTACTAAGTGGGTAAAGATGGCAGGAATCATTCAGGATAATTACAATGATTTTGATGGTTTTGTTATCCTGCATGGCAGCGATACCATGAGCTATTCTGCATCGGCGCTCAGTTTTATGCTACAGGGCTTAACTAAGCCTGTGGTGTTTACGGGGTCGCAATTGCCTATAGGCGATTTGCGTACTGATGCCAAGGAAAACCTGATAACTGCCATACAAATAGCATCGCTTAACGAGGGTGGGCAACCTGTTATTAAAGAGGTTTGCCTTTATTTTGAATATAAACTGTATCGTGGTAACCGCACCACAAAGATAAGTGCTGAGCATTTTAATGCTTTTACATCTCCTAATTACAATGCCCTTGCCGAAAGCGGAGTGCACCTGCGTGTAAACAACGAACAGTTGTTACAACCTACAGGAGTTGATTTTAGCGTTACTACGGCTTTTAACAGTAATGTGGTTATTGTTAAAATGTTTCCCGGTATAACGGCAGCAGTACTTTCGGCCATTACTGCTATCGAAGGGTTAAAAGGAATTGTACTGGAAACGTATGGCAGCGGCAACGCACCTACCGAAGACTGGTTTATAGGCATACTGCAAAAAGCTATTGAAAAAGGCATACACATTGTAAATGTTACCCAGTGCAGTGGCGGCCGTGTAAACATGGGCCAGTATGAAACCAGTACACTGCTTAAAGAAATAGGCGTTATAAGTGGTGCCGACATTACTACCGAAGCTGCCATTACCAAGATGATGTACCTCTTAGGCCAGGAAATGCTGCCTGAACGTTTTAAACCGTTGTTTGAAACATCTCTTTGCGGAGAACTTACCCAATAA
- a CDS encoding retropepsin-like aspartic protease, whose protein sequence is MQDLQDTLKARGYKRIKFRLSSTQHLLIKGRINGIEGNFILDTGASNSCVGFEGIQHFSLLAADSDTRAAGAGGTGMPTQTSLKNKLKMGRWSSKNFGLVIFDMSHVNEALRQYKAKPVHGIIGADVLLKGKAIIDYHNFCLYLK, encoded by the coding sequence ATGCAAGACCTGCAAGACACCCTGAAAGCCAGGGGTTATAAGCGTATAAAATTCAGGCTTAGCAGCACCCAGCACCTGCTTATTAAAGGCCGTATAAATGGCATAGAAGGTAATTTTATACTCGATACCGGCGCAAGCAACAGCTGTGTGGGCTTTGAAGGCATACAACATTTCAGCCTTTTGGCAGCCGATTCTGACACCAGGGCAGCCGGAGCCGGAGGTACCGGAATGCCAACACAAACCTCTCTTAAAAACAAGCTAAAAATGGGCAGGTGGAGTTCAAAAAACTTTGGCCTCGTTATTTTTGACATGAGTCACGTAAACGAGGCTTTGCGCCAGTATAAGGCAAAACCCGTGCACGGTATTATAGGTGCCGATGTTTTGCTTAAAGGCAAAGCCATAATAGATTACCATAATTTTTGCCTCTACTTAAAATAG
- a CDS encoding TatD family hydrolase gives MIFTDTHTHIYSEEFAQDRDAMMQRAFDAGVTRLFVPSIDSTYTGKMYKMQEQYPDNVFLMMGLHPTHVKENYEDELAFVEKELADASRKFYAVGEIGIDLFWDKTFLPQQQDAFKRQIQLAKKYKLPINIHCRDAFDETFEVLESEKGEGLFGIFHCFTGNFEQAQVAISYGMKLGIGGVATFKNGKIDQFLRDIDVSNIVLETDAPYLAPVPHRGKRNESAYVPLVAQKLSEIYDLPVEEIARITTQNAADIYGI, from the coding sequence ATGATATTTACAGATACCCATACCCACATATATAGCGAAGAATTTGCACAAGATCGCGATGCCATGATGCAGCGTGCATTTGATGCAGGTGTTACACGCCTTTTTGTACCGTCTATAGACAGTACTTATACCGGTAAGATGTATAAAATGCAGGAGCAATATCCTGATAATGTTTTTTTGATGATGGGGTTGCATCCTACGCATGTTAAGGAGAATTATGAAGACGAACTTGCCTTTGTAGAGAAAGAACTTGCTGATGCCTCACGGAAGTTTTATGCCGTGGGCGAAATAGGCATCGACCTGTTTTGGGATAAAACCTTTTTGCCTCAGCAGCAGGATGCGTTTAAGCGACAAATTCAGCTTGCCAAAAAATACAAACTGCCCATAAACATACATTGCCGTGATGCGTTTGATGAAACCTTTGAAGTGCTGGAAAGCGAAAAAGGCGAAGGCCTGTTTGGTATCTTTCATTGCTTTACCGGTAATTTTGAGCAGGCTCAGGTAGCTATTAGTTATGGCATGAAGCTGGGCATAGGTGGCGTGGCAACCTTTAAGAACGGAAAGATAGACCAGTTTTTAAGAGATATTGACGTTAGTAACATTGTGCTCGAAACCGATGCGCCTTACCTGGCTCCGGTACCGCATAGGGGTAAGCGCAACGAGAGTGCTTATGTACCGTTGGTAGCCCAAAAACTATCCGAAATTTATGACCTCCCGGTAGAAGAAATAGCACGTATAACTACACAAAATGCTGCGGATATATACGGTATTTAA